A single genomic interval of Ammospiza caudacuta isolate bAmmCau1 chromosome 19, bAmmCau1.pri, whole genome shotgun sequence harbors:
- the LOC131565991 gene encoding myosin-1B: protein MSTDAEMAIFGEAAPYLRKSEKERIEAQNKPFDAKSSVFVVHAKESYVKSTIQSREPGKITVKTEGGETLTVKEDQIFSMNPPKYDKIEDMAMMTHLHEPAVLYNLKERYAAWMIYTYSGLFCVTVNPYKWLPVYNPEVVLAYRGKKRQEAPPHIFSISDNAYQFMLTDRENQSILITGESGAGKTVNTKRVIQYFATIAASGDKKKEEQPSGKMQGTLEDQIISANPLLEAFGNAKTVRNDNSSRFGKFIRIHFGATGKLASADIETYLLEKSRVTFQLKAERSYHIFYQIMSNRKPELIEMLLITTNPYDYLYVSQGEITVPSINDQEELMATDSAIDILGFSADEKTAIYKLTGAVMHYGNLKFKQKQREEQAEPDGTEVADKAAYLMGLNSADLLKALCYPRVKVGNEYVTKGQTVQQVYNSVGALAKSVFEKMFLWMVVRINQQLDTKQPRQYFIGVLDIAGFEIFDFNSLEQLCINFTNEKLQQFFNHHMFVLEQEEYKKEGIEWEFIDFGMDLAACIELIEKPMGIFSILEEECMFPKATDTSFKNKLYDQHLGKSNNFQKPKPGKGKAEAHFSLVHYAGTVDYNISGWLEKNKDPLNETVVGLYQKSSLKTLALLFASAGGAEAESSGGGGKKGAKKKGSSFQTVSALFRENLNKLMSNLRSTHPHFVRCLIPNETKTPGAMEHELVLHQLRCNGVLEGIRICRKGFPSRILYADFKQRYKVLNASAIPEGQFIDSKKASEKLLGSIDVDHTQYKFGHTKVFFKAGLLGLLEEMRDEKLAELITRTQAMCRGYLMRVEFKKMMERRESIFCIQYNVRSFMNVKHWPWMKLFFKIKPLLKSAESEKEMANMKEEFEKTKEELAKSEAKRKELEEKMVALVQEKNDLQLQVQAEADGLADAEERCDQLIKTKIQLEAKIKELTERAEEEEEMNAELTAKKRKLEDECSELKKDIDDLELTLAKVEKEKHATENKVKNLTEEMAALDETIVKLTKEKKALQEAHQQTLDDLQAEEDKVNTLTKAKTKLEQQVDDLEGSLEQEKKLRMDLERAKRKLEGDLKLAQDSIMDLENDKQQLDEKLKKKDFEISQIQGKIEDEQALGMQFQKKIKELQARIEELEEEIEAERTSRAKAEKHRADLSRELEEISERLEEAGGATAAQVEMNKKREAEFQKMRRDLEEATLQHEATASALRKKHADSTAELGEQIDNLQRVKQKLEKEKSELKMEIDDLASNMESVSKAKANLEKMCRSLEDQLSEIKTKEEEQQRIINDISAQRARLQTESGEFSRQVDEKDALISQLSRGKQAFTQQIEELKRHLEEEIKAKNALAHALQSARHDCDLLREQYEEEQEAKGELQRALSKANSEVAQWRTKYETDAIQRTEELEEAKKKLAQRLQDAEEHVEAVNAKCASLEKTKQRLQNEVEDLMIDVERSNAACAALDKKQKNFDKILAEWKQKYEETQAELEASQKESRSLSTELFKMKNAYEESLDHLETMKRENKNLQQEISDLTEQIAEGGKAIHELEKVKKQIEQEKSEIQAALEEAEASLEHEEGKILRLQLELNQVKAEIDRKIAEKDEEIEQMKRNHQRVVESMQSTLDAEIRSRNEALRLKKKMEGDLNEIEIQLSHANRQAAEAQKNLRNTQGVLKDTQIHLDDALRSQEDLKEQVAMVERRANLLQAEVEELRAALEQTERSRKMAEQELMDASERVQLLHSQNTSLINTKKKLETDISQIQSEMEDTIQEARNAEEKAKKAITDAAMMAEELKKEQDTSAHLERMKKNLDQTVKDLQHRLDEAEQLALKGGKKQIQKLEARVRELEGEVDAEQKRSAEAVKGVRKYERRVKELTYQSEEDRKNVLRLQDLVDKLQTKVKAYKRQAEEAEELSNVNLSKFRKIQHELEEAEERADIAESQVNKLRAKSREISKKAESEE, encoded by the exons ATGTCTACAGACGCGGAGATGGCCATCTTTGGGGAGGCGGCTCCTTACCTCCGAAAGTCAGAGAAGGAGAGAATTGAGGCCCAGAACAAACCTTTTGATGCCAAGTCATCTGTCTTTGTGGTACATGCAAAGGAATCCTATGTGAAGAGCACAATCCAGAGTAGAGAACCAGGAAAAATCACTGTCAAGACTGAAGGGGGAGAG ACCCTGACTGTGAAAGAAGATCAAATCTTCTCCATGAACCCTCCCAAGTATGACAAAATCGAGGACATGGCCATGATGACCCACCTGCACGAACCCGCTGTGCTGTACAACCTCAAAGAGCGTTACGCAGCCTGGATGATCTAC ACCTACTCGGGTCTCTTCTGCGTCACTGTCAACCCCTACAAGTGGCTGCCGGTGTACAACCCCGAGGTGGTGTTGGCCTACCGAGGCAAGAAGCGCCAGGAGGCCCCTCCACACATCTTCTCCATCTCTGACAACGCCTATCAGTTCATGCTGACTG ATCGGGAGAACCAGTCCATCCTGATCAC CGGAGAATCCGGGGCCGGGAAGACTGTGAACACCAAGCGTGTCATCCAGTACTTTGCAACAATTGCAGCCAGTGGAGACAAGAAAAAGGAGGAGCAGCCCTCAGGCAAAATGCAG GGGACGCTTGAGGATCAAATCATCAGTGCCAACCCACTGCTGGAGGCCTTTGGAAACGCCAAGACTGTGAGGAACGACAACTCCTCACGCTTT ggTAAATTCATCAGAATCCATTTTGGTGCCACAGGCAAACTGGCTTCTGCTGATATTGAAACAT ATCTGCTGGAGAAGTCCAGAGTCACTTTCCAGCTCAAGGCGGAAAGGAGCTACCACATCTTTTATCAGATCATGTCCAACAGGAAGCCAGAGCTAATTG AGATGTTACTGATCACCACCAACCCCTATGACTACTTGTACGTGAGTCAAGGTGAGATCACAGTTCCCAGCATTAACGACCAGGAAGAGCTGATGGCCACTGAT AGTGCCATTGACATCCTGGGCTTCAGTGCTGATGAGAAAACAGCCATCTACAAGCTGACAGGGGCTGTCATGCACTATGGGAACCTGAAGTTCAAGCAGAAGCAAcgagaggagcaggcagagcctgatggcACCGAAG TTGCTGACAAGGCTGCCTACCTGATGGGTCTGAACTCAGCAGACCTGCTCAAGGCTCTCTGCTACCCCCGAGTCAAGGTGGGGAACGAATACGTGACCAAGGGCCAAACTGTGCAGCAG GTATACAACTCAGTGGGTGCCCTGGCTAAATCTGTGTTTGAGAAGATGTTCCTGTGGATGGTTGTTCGTATCAACCAACAGCTGGACACGAAGCAGCCCAGGCAGTACTTCATTGGTGTCCTGGACATTGCTGGCTTTGAGATCTTTGAT TTcaacagcctggagcagctgtgcatCAACTTCACCAATGAGAAACTGCAACAGTTCTTCAACCACCACATGTtcgtgctggagcaggaggagtaCAAGAAGGAGGGCATTGAATGGGAGTTCATTGACTTTGGCATGGACCTGGCTGCCTGCATTGAGCTCATTGAGAAG CCCATGGGCATCTTCTCCATCCTGGAAGAGGAGTGCATGTTCCCCAAGGCAACTGACACCTCTTTCAAGAACAAGCTCTATGACCAGCACCTGGGCAAGTCCAACAACTTCCAGAAGCCCAAGCCAGGCAAAGGCAAGGCTGAGGCCCACTTCTCCCTGGTGCACTATGCTGGCACAGTGGATTACAACATCTCTGGGTGGCTGGAGAAGAACAAGGACCCTCTGAATGAAACTGTTGTGGGGTTGTATCAGAAGTCATCCCTGAAGACCCTGGCCTTGCTCTTTGCATCTGCTGGTGGGGCAGAAGCAG agagcagtggtggtggtggcaagAAGGGCGCCAAGAAGAAGGGTTCTTCCTTCCAGACTGTCTCAGCTCTCTTCCGG GAAAATTTAAACAAGCTGATGAGCAATTTGAGAAGCACACATCCCCATTTTGTGCGCTGTCTTATTCCTAATGAAACAAAAACACCTG GTGCCATGGAGCACGAGCTGGTGCTGCACCAGCTGCGCTGTAACGGCGTGCTGGAAGGGATCAGGATCTGCAGGAAAGGGTTTCCCAGCAGAATCCTCTATGCTGACTTCAAACAGAG ATACAAGGTGCTTAATGCCAGTGCCATCCCTGAGGGACAGTTCATCGATAGCAAGAAGGCTTCTGAGAAGCTCCTTGGGTCAATCGATGTGGATCACACCCAGTATAAATTTGGACACACCAAG GTGTTCTTcaaagctgggctgctggggctcctggagGAGATGAGAGATGAGAAACTGGCAGAGCTCATCACCCGCACCCAGGCCATGTGCAGGGGTTACCTGATGAGGGTGGAGTTCAAGAAAATGATGGAGAGGAG GGAGTCCATCTTCTGCATCCAGTACAACGTTCGCTCATTCATGAATGTCAAACACTGGCCATGGATGAAGCTCTTCTTCAAGATCAAGCCCTTGCTAAAGAGTGCAGAGTCTGAGAAGGAGATGGCCAATATGAAGGAAGAGTTTGAGAAAACCAAGGAGGAGCTTGCAAAGTCTGAGGCAAAGCGGAAGgaactggaagagaaaatggtGGCCCTGGTGCAGGAGAAAAATGACCTGCAGCTCCAAGTGCAGGCT GAAGCTGATGGTTTGGCCGATGCAGAGGAAAGGTGTGACCAGCTcatcaaaaccaaaatccagCTGGAAGCCAAAATAAAGGAGCTGACAGAGagagcagaagaagaagaagagatgAATGCTGAGCTGACAGCCAAGAAGAGGAAGCTGGAGGATGAATGTTCAGAGCTGAAGAAAGATATTGATGACCTTGAGCTAACACTGGCCaaggtggagaaggaaaaacatgCCACTGAAAACAAG GTGAAAAACCTGACTgaggagatggcagccctggatgAGACGATTGTGAAGCTGACAAAGGAGAAGAAAGCCCTCCAAGAGGCGCATCAGCAGACCCTGGATGACCTGCAGGCAGAGGAAGACAAAGTCAATACTCTGACCAAAGCCAAGACCAAGCTGGAACAGCAAGTGGATGAT CTGGAAGGGTCCCTGGAGCAAGAGAAGAAACTGCGCATGGACCTGGAGAGAGCAAAGAGGAAACTGGAAGGTGACCTGAAGCTGGCCCAGGACAGCATCATGGATTTGGAGAATGAtaagcagcagctggatgagAAACTGAAGAA GAAAGACTTTGAAATCAGCCAGATCCAGGGCAAGATCGAGGATGAACAAGCCCTGGGCATGCAATTTCAGAAGAAGATCAAGGAGCTGCAG GCCcgcattgaggagctggaggaggagattGAGGCAGAGCGAACCTCTCGCGCTAAAGCAGAGAAGCATCGCGCTGACCTGtccagggagctggaggagatcAGCGAGCGCCTGGAAGAAGCAGGAggggccacagcagctcaggtggAGATGAACAAGAAGCGTGAGGCAGAGTTCCAGAAGATGCGCCGTGACCTGGAAGAGGCCACGCTGCAGCACGAAGCCACGGCTTCTGCCCTGCGCAAGAAGCACGcggacagcacagctgagctgggcgAGCAGATCGACAACCTGCAACGAGTGAAGcagaagctggagaaggagaagagtgAGCTGAAGATGGAGATTGATGACTTGGCCAGCAACATGGAGTCTGTCTCCAAAGCCAAG GCAAATCTGGAGAAGATGTGTCGTTCCCTGGAAGATCAACTCAGTGAGATTAAGACAAAGGAGGAGGAACAGCAGCGCATAATTAATGACATTAGTGCTCAAAGAGCTCGGCTACAAACAGAATCTG GTGAATTTTCACGCCAGGTAGATGAGAAAGATGCTCTGATTTCTCAACTCTCAAGAGGAAAACAGGCTTTCACCCAACAGATTGAGGAACTGAAGAGGCATCTAGAGGAAGAAATAAAG GCCAAGAACGCCCTGGCACACGCCCTGCAGTCCGCTCGCCACGACTGTGACTTGCTCCGGGAGCAAtatgaggaggagcaggaggccaagggggagctgcagagagccctgtCCAAGGCCAACAGTGAAGTGGCCCAGTGGAGAACCAAATACGAGACGGACGCGATTCAGCGCACGGAGGAGCTCGAGGAGGCCAA GAAGAAGCTTGCCCAGCGCCTGCAGGATGCAGAGGAGCATGTTGAGGCTGTCAATGCCAAATGTGCCTCTCTGGAGAAGAcaaagcagaggctgcagaatGAAGTGGAGGACCTGATGATTGACGTGGAGAGATCCaatgctgcctgtgctgctctggataAGAAGCAGAAGAACTTTGACAAG ATCCTGGCAGAATGGAAGCAGAAGTATGAGGAAACgcaggctgagctggaggcCTCACAGAAGGAGTCGCGCTCTCTGAGCACGGAGCTGTTCAAGATGAAGAATGCCTATGAGGAGTCCTTGGACCACCTGGAAACAATGAAGCGGGAGAACAAGAACTTGCAGC AGGAGATTTCCGACCTCACGGAGCAGATTGCGGAGGGAGGAAAGGCCATTCATGAGCTGGAGAAAGTGAAGAAGCAGATTGAGCAGGAGAAATCTGAaatccaggctgctctggaggaaGCTGAG GCCTCCCTGGAACATGAGGAGGGGAAGATCCTGCGCCTGCAGCTTGAGCTCAACCAGGTGAAAGCTGAGATTGACAGGAAGATAGCAGAGAAAGATGAGGAGATCGAACAAATGAAGAGAAACCACCAGAGGGTTGTGGAGTCCATGCAGAGCACCCTGGATGCTGagatcaggagcaggaatgaaGCCCTGAGACTGAAGAAGAAGATGGAGGGAGACCTGAACGAAATAGAAATCCAGCTGAGCCATGCCAACCGCcaggctgcagaggcacagaAGAACCTGAGGAACACTCAGGGAGTGCTCAAG GACACCCAGATCCATCTGGATGATGCTCTCAGGTCTCAGGAGGACCTGAAGGAGCAGGTGGCCATGGTGGAGCGCAGAGCAAACCTGCTGCAGGCTGAAGTTGAGGAGCTCcgggcagccctggagcagacAGAGCGATCGAGGAAAATGGCTGAGCAGGAATTAATGGACGCCAGTGAGCGCGTGCAGCTCCTCCATAGCCAG AACACCAGCCTGATCAACACCAAGAAGAAGCTGGAAACGGACATTTCCCAGATCCAGAGTGAAATGGAGGATACCATCCAGGAAGCCCGCAATGCTGAGGAGAAGGCCAAGAAGGCCATCACAGAT GCGGCCATGATGGCAGAAGAGCTGAAGAAGGAGCAGGACACCAGTGCCCACCTGGAGAGGATGAAGAAGAACCTGGACCAGACAGTGAAGGACCTGCAGCACCGTCTGGATGAGGCCGAGCAGCTGGCACTGAAGGGAGGGAAGAAGCAGATCCAGAAGCTGGAGGCCAGG GTGCgggagctggaaggggaggTTGATGCTGAGCAGAAGCGCAGCGCTGAAGCCGTGAAGGGTGTGCGCAAGTACGAGCGCAGGGTGAAGGAACTCACCTACCAG TCTGAGGAAGACAGGAAAAATGTTCTCAGGCTGCAGGATCTGGTGGATAAACTGCAAACTAAGGTGAAAGCTTACAAGAGACAAGCTGAGGAGGCT GAGGAGCTGTCCAATGTGAACCTGTCCAAGTTCCGCAAGATCCAGCACGAGCTGGAGGAGGCCGAGGAGCGGGCTGACATTGCAGAGTCACAGGTCAACAAGCTCCGAGCCAAGAGCAGGGAGATCAGCAAGAAGGCAGAAAGCGAAGAGTAA